One window of Deltaproteobacteria bacterium genomic DNA carries:
- a CDS encoding glycogen/starch synthase has product MPARKGHRLRLHFAAAELAPLALSGGLGEAVAGLAAALAARGHELTCLLPAHRRALESPALPPLTEAGAVRLAVPGGAGALAGRWLEGRLGALRVLLLDLPALYDRPRLYDGTAGAGEALRFVAFARAVAERAAAETPEVLVAHDWHAALALACLRTLHDFGAARAIGCVQVVHNSAYQGRFAASAMALTGLPPELFHPDALEFWGDLCLLKGGLVWADRIVTVSPTHAGELQTAAFGGGLEGLYRWRARRLVGIANGIDVERHDPATDPALAARYDAHYPKPKAACREALLGALGLATPAPGRLLGAIGRLAEQKGWDVLADAIPRLVEQGASLVLLGDGDALLAERLRAAAGRFPARVAVVIGWDEGLARRIYAGADGMLVPSRFEPCGLVQLVAQRYGTLPVAHRVGGLADTIEDGVSGVLFEPLTPTAIAGAAERAALLVQEQGADKVARRLLALDVSWRAPAAAYETLLAAVAREARRRL; this is encoded by the coding sequence ATGCCGGCCAGGAAGGGTCACCGCCTGCGCCTGCACTTCGCGGCCGCCGAGCTGGCGCCGCTCGCGCTCTCGGGCGGCCTCGGCGAGGCGGTCGCCGGGCTGGCCGCGGCGCTCGCCGCACGCGGGCACGAGCTGACCTGCCTCCTGCCGGCGCATCGCCGGGCGCTCGAGAGCCCGGCCCTCCCGCCGCTCACGGAGGCGGGCGCGGTGCGGCTCGCGGTGCCCGGCGGCGCGGGCGCGCTCGCCGGACGCTGGCTCGAGGGCCGGCTCGGCGCACTGCGCGTTCTGCTCCTCGACCTGCCCGCCCTCTACGACCGGCCGCGCCTCTACGACGGGACCGCCGGCGCCGGCGAGGCGCTGCGCTTCGTCGCCTTTGCGCGCGCGGTGGCGGAACGGGCCGCCGCCGAGACGCCCGAGGTGCTGGTGGCCCACGACTGGCACGCGGCGCTCGCGCTCGCCTGCCTGCGCACCCTCCACGACTTCGGCGCCGCCCGCGCGATCGGCTGCGTGCAGGTGGTGCACAACAGCGCCTACCAGGGACGCTTCGCGGCCTCGGCGATGGCGCTGACCGGCCTCCCGCCGGAGCTCTTCCATCCCGATGCGCTCGAGTTCTGGGGCGACCTGTGCCTCCTGAAGGGCGGTCTCGTGTGGGCCGACCGCATCGTCACGGTGTCGCCCACCCACGCCGGGGAGCTCCAGACCGCCGCCTTCGGCGGCGGGCTCGAGGGCCTCTACCGCTGGCGGGCCCGGCGGCTGGTCGGGATCGCGAACGGGATCGACGTCGAGCGACACGATCCGGCGACGGACCCGGCGCTGGCGGCCCGCTACGACGCGCACTACCCGAAGCCGAAGGCCGCCTGCCGCGAGGCGCTGCTCGGCGCGCTCGGCCTGGCGACACCCGCACCCGGGCGCCTGCTCGGCGCGATCGGGCGGCTGGCCGAGCAGAAGGGCTGGGACGTGCTCGCCGACGCGATCCCCCGGCTCGTCGAGCAGGGCGCCTCGCTGGTGCTGCTCGGCGACGGCGACGCGCTCCTTGCCGAGCGGCTGCGCGCGGCAGCGGGCCGGTTCCCGGCGCGGGTGGCGGTCGTGATCGGCTGGGACGAGGGCCTGGCCCGCCGGATCTACGCGGGCGCCGACGGCATGCTCGTGCCCTCGCGCTTCGAGCCGTGCGGGCTCGTCCAGCTCGTGGCGCAGCGCTACGGGACGCTGCCCGTGGCGCATCGCGTCGGCGGGCTCGCCGACACGATCGAGGACGGGGTGAGCGGCGTCCTGTTCGAGCCGCTCACGCCGACGGCGATCGCCGGCGCGGCCGAGCGCGCGGCGCTCCTGGTCCAGGAGCAGGGCGCCGACAAGGTCGCACGCCGGCTGCTCGCGCTCGACGTCTCGTGGCGGGCGCCGGCCGCGGCGTACGAGACGCTCCTCGCCGCGGTCGCGCGCGAAGCCCGGCGGCGGCTCTGA
- the glgX gene encoding glycogen debranching protein GlgX, producing MRVLPGAPAPLGARFRHDEQGAGVDFAVASSQATRIEVCLFDTPGAAVESARVALPERSGDVWHGRLLGLRPGQLYGLRAHGPWRPEAGQRCNPAKLLVDPYARALSGPVVWDEALRGTRPGSPAEPDPRDTARWMPKGVLLDDGFDWEGDAPPGTPWSRTVLYECHVKGMTQCHPGVPAEQRGRFLGLAAGPVVEHLLALGATAVELLPVQHHAIDAHLAALGLPNYWGYMTLGFFAPDPRFASGALGQQVSEFRTMVKRLHRAGLEVILDVVYNHTPEGGADGPTLSLRGLDDAGYYRHRPDAPGEYLDFTGCGNSLDTGRPRALQLVLDSLRYWVEEMHVDGFRFDLATVLARDGHQFEPFGRFFEFVRQDPVLAGVKLIAEPWDLGPGGWQLGRFPVGWSEWNDRFRDATRRFWRGDGGQLPELASRIAGSSDFFGAGGRPPQASVNFVAAHDGLTLRDLVSYARKHNEANGEGNRDGGHDESANWGVEGESASLRVRKLRARVRRNLFATLALAQGVPMISHGDELGRTQGGNNNAYCIDDERTWIDWEGADAEMLAFARAALALRRDNAVFRRRRFFRGEAAVPGLPGDVAWLRPEGGPMQEADWHDASRRALGLLIPAASADPADERGRPQAARTVLLLLNGGPRTQGFLLPDPGGEGVWCELLDSACAQGSRSFRAGERLPVAAHGLLLLAAGAGG from the coding sequence ATGCGCGTCCTCCCGGGCGCACCGGCGCCGCTCGGCGCCCGCTTCCGCCACGACGAGCAGGGCGCGGGCGTCGACTTCGCGGTCGCGTCCTCGCAGGCGACGCGGATCGAGGTGTGCCTCTTCGACACCCCCGGCGCGGCCGTCGAGTCGGCACGCGTCGCGCTGCCCGAGCGCAGCGGCGACGTCTGGCACGGGCGCCTGCTCGGCCTGCGCCCCGGGCAGCTCTACGGCCTGCGCGCCCACGGGCCCTGGCGGCCCGAGGCGGGGCAGCGCTGCAACCCCGCCAAGCTGCTCGTCGATCCCTACGCCCGCGCCCTCTCGGGCCCCGTCGTCTGGGACGAAGCGCTGCGCGGCACGCGCCCCGGGTCGCCCGCCGAGCCCGATCCTCGCGACACCGCCCGGTGGATGCCGAAGGGCGTGCTCCTCGACGACGGCTTCGACTGGGAAGGTGACGCGCCGCCGGGCACGCCCTGGAGCCGCACCGTCCTCTACGAGTGCCACGTGAAGGGCATGACCCAGTGCCATCCGGGCGTGCCGGCCGAGCAGCGCGGGCGCTTCCTCGGGCTCGCCGCCGGGCCGGTGGTCGAGCACCTGCTCGCGCTCGGTGCCACCGCCGTCGAGCTGCTCCCGGTGCAGCACCACGCGATCGACGCGCACCTGGCCGCACTCGGGCTCCCGAACTACTGGGGCTACATGACGCTCGGCTTCTTCGCGCCCGACCCGCGCTTCGCGAGCGGCGCGCTCGGCCAGCAGGTCTCCGAGTTCCGCACGATGGTGAAGCGCCTGCACCGGGCGGGCCTCGAGGTGATCCTCGACGTCGTCTACAACCACACCCCGGAAGGTGGGGCCGACGGGCCCACCCTCTCGCTGCGCGGGCTCGACGACGCGGGCTACTACCGGCACCGTCCCGACGCGCCCGGCGAGTACCTCGACTTCACGGGCTGCGGGAACAGCCTCGACACCGGCCGCCCGCGCGCGCTCCAGCTCGTGCTCGACAGCCTGCGCTACTGGGTCGAGGAGATGCACGTCGACGGCTTCCGCTTCGACCTCGCGACCGTGCTCGCGCGCGACGGCCACCAGTTCGAGCCCTTCGGGCGTTTCTTCGAGTTCGTGCGCCAGGACCCGGTGCTGGCCGGCGTCAAGCTGATCGCCGAGCCCTGGGACCTCGGGCCCGGCGGCTGGCAGCTCGGTCGCTTCCCCGTCGGCTGGTCGGAGTGGAACGACCGCTTCCGCGACGCGACCCGCCGCTTCTGGCGCGGCGACGGCGGCCAGCTCCCCGAGCTGGCGTCGCGGATCGCCGGCTCGAGCGACTTCTTCGGCGCCGGCGGCCGTCCGCCGCAGGCCAGCGTCAACTTCGTCGCCGCCCACGACGGCCTGACCCTGCGCGACCTGGTCAGCTACGCGCGCAAGCACAACGAGGCCAACGGGGAGGGCAACCGCGACGGCGGTCACGACGAGAGCGCCAACTGGGGCGTCGAGGGCGAGAGCGCCTCGCTGCGGGTGCGCAAGCTGCGCGCGCGGGTGCGCCGCAACCTGTTCGCGACCCTGGCGCTCGCCCAGGGCGTCCCGATGATCTCGCACGGCGACGAGCTCGGCCGCACCCAGGGCGGCAACAACAACGCCTACTGCATCGACGACGAGCGGACCTGGATCGACTGGGAGGGCGCCGACGCCGAGATGCTCGCCTTCGCGCGCGCGGCGCTCGCGCTCCGCCGCGACAACGCCGTGTTCCGCCGCCGGCGCTTCTTCCGCGGCGAGGCGGCGGTGCCCGGCCTCCCCGGCGACGTGGCCTGGCTGCGCCCGGAGGGCGGACCCATGCAGGAGGCGGACTGGCACGATGCGAGCCGGCGCGCCCTCGGGCTCCTGATCCCCGCGGCGTCGGCGGATCCCGCCGACGAGCGCGGCCGCCCGCAGGCTGCCCGCACCGTGCTCCTCCTGCTCAACGGCGGGCCGCGCACGCAGGGCTTCTTGCTCCCGGATCCAGGAGGGGAGGGCGTCTGGTGCGAGCTGCTCGACAGCGCCTGCGCGCAGGGGAGCCGCTCGTTCCGCGCAGGCGAGCGGCTGCCGGTCGCGGCGCACGGACTGCTCCTCCTGGCCGCCGGGGCGGGCGGGTGA
- the malQ gene encoding 4-alpha-glucanotransferase translates to MSAGRPALRALAERLGIVSSYWDLTGRERVTSDATREALLAAMRVDASDERAATSALAALEDHERARWLEPVLVWREYAGSAPAVPLRIPPGIDTGSWRLTLHEEGGAAHVNEGRLPPASGRDAAGRVTLPLPCTPPPGYHELELEVQGAGFAQRARQRFVMAPRTACGVDERPGARGAFGLWANLYTLRSRTNQGFGDLGDLGSLLAWCAEAGGAFVGVNPLHAIAARGLAITPYSPVSRLYRSVLYLDVEAVPELAACDAARAVRSRAAYQAERARLRAAHTIDYGAVLDAKLALLRPLFACFRASGSTPRAAAFGAWRAHEGEALEDFAAHQALAERFGAPGAPASDWRAWPEPFRDPRGPAVAAFRREQAEAVTFHAWLQFELDRQLAAAAERGRAAGLAIGLYQDLAIGSAPGSADTWMARDLFAQGATVGAPPDDYAPGGQDWGFPPLDPHRLRADGYRLWSRLLRAGFAHAGALRIDHAMAMARLFWIPEGRPGSEGAYVRAHAGEMLGVLALESRRAGALVIAEDLGTVPPEFRERLAEWDVLSSAVAWFERDGARFRPVSAWPVRALATIGTHDLVPLAGHRDGVDLRIRRRAGQIEDDEALAAALVERAREHAGLLALLREEGLLEGEGEPPEAELCAAVHALLAAAPSVLVAASLDDLAGEREPVNVPGVPVERHRSWSRRMARSLEELRADPRVAAQLGALRARRGL, encoded by the coding sequence GTGAGCGCCGGCCGGCCGGCGCTGCGCGCGCTCGCGGAGCGGCTCGGCATCGTCTCCTCGTACTGGGACCTGACGGGTCGCGAGCGGGTCACCTCGGATGCGACGCGCGAGGCGCTGCTCGCGGCGATGCGCGTGGACGCGTCCGACGAGCGGGCCGCCACGTCGGCGCTCGCAGCGCTCGAGGACCACGAGCGGGCACGCTGGCTCGAGCCCGTCCTGGTCTGGCGCGAGTACGCTGGCTCGGCGCCGGCGGTCCCGCTGCGGATCCCGCCCGGGATCGACACCGGCTCGTGGCGGCTCACGCTCCACGAGGAGGGGGGGGCCGCCCACGTCAACGAGGGGCGCCTGCCGCCGGCGAGCGGGCGGGACGCGGCGGGCCGGGTGACCCTGCCGCTGCCCTGTACGCCGCCGCCGGGGTACCACGAGCTCGAGCTCGAGGTGCAGGGAGCCGGCTTCGCGCAGCGCGCGCGCCAGCGCTTCGTGATGGCGCCGCGCACGGCGTGCGGCGTCGACGAGCGGCCCGGCGCGCGCGGCGCCTTCGGCCTCTGGGCCAACCTCTACACGCTGCGCAGCCGGACGAACCAGGGCTTCGGCGACCTCGGCGACCTGGGCTCGCTGCTCGCCTGGTGCGCCGAGGCGGGCGGCGCCTTCGTCGGCGTGAACCCCCTGCACGCGATCGCCGCGCGCGGGCTCGCGATCACGCCCTACAGCCCCGTGAGCCGGCTCTATCGCAGCGTGCTCTACCTCGACGTCGAGGCGGTGCCGGAGCTCGCGGCGTGCGACGCAGCGCGTGCCGTGCGGAGCCGCGCAGCGTACCAGGCCGAGCGCGCGCGCCTGCGCGCGGCCCACACGATCGACTACGGCGCGGTGCTCGACGCGAAGCTCGCGCTCCTGCGCCCGCTCTTCGCCTGCTTCCGGGCGTCCGGCTCCACACCGCGAGCCGCCGCATTCGGCGCCTGGCGCGCGCACGAGGGCGAGGCGCTCGAGGACTTTGCCGCCCACCAGGCGCTCGCGGAGCGCTTCGGGGCCCCGGGTGCCCCCGCCAGCGACTGGCGTGCGTGGCCGGAGCCCTTCCGCGATCCCCGCGGCCCGGCGGTCGCCGCGTTCCGCCGCGAGCAGGCCGAGGCGGTCACCTTCCATGCGTGGCTCCAGTTCGAGCTCGACCGCCAGCTCGCGGCCGCCGCCGAGCGCGGGCGCGCGGCCGGGCTCGCGATCGGCCTCTACCAGGATCTCGCGATCGGCTCGGCACCGGGCTCGGCCGACACCTGGATGGCACGGGATCTCTTCGCGCAAGGCGCCACCGTCGGCGCTCCGCCCGACGACTACGCGCCCGGCGGCCAGGACTGGGGCTTCCCGCCGCTCGACCCCCACCGCCTGCGCGCCGACGGCTACCGGCTTTGGAGCCGGCTCCTGCGGGCGGGCTTCGCCCACGCCGGCGCGCTGCGCATCGACCACGCGATGGCCATGGCGAGGCTGTTCTGGATCCCGGAAGGCCGGCCGGGGAGCGAGGGGGCGTACGTGCGCGCCCACGCCGGCGAGATGCTGGGCGTGCTCGCGCTCGAGAGCCGGCGGGCGGGTGCGCTCGTGATCGCCGAGGATCTCGGCACGGTCCCGCCGGAGTTCCGCGAACGGCTCGCCGAGTGGGACGTGCTGTCCTCGGCGGTCGCCTGGTTCGAGCGGGACGGCGCGCGCTTCCGCCCCGTCTCGGCCTGGCCGGTGCGTGCGCTCGCGACGATCGGGACCCACGACCTCGTGCCCCTCGCCGGCCATCGCGACGGCGTGGATCTCCGGATCCGCCGGCGCGCCGGCCAGATCGAGGACGACGAGGCGCTCGCGGCGGCGCTGGTCGAGCGCGCGCGCGAGCATGCGGGCCTGCTCGCGCTCCTGCGCGAGGAAGGGCTGCTCGAAGGGGAGGGCGAGCCGCCGGAGGCCGAGCTGTGCGCTGCCGTACACGCACTCCTCGCCGCGGCACCCTCGGTCCTGGTGGCCGCCTCGCTCGACGACCTGGCGGGCGAGCGCGAGCCCGTGAACGTGCCCGGCGTCCCGGTCGAGCGACACCGGAGCTGGTCGCGGCGCATGGCTCGCTCGCTCGAGGAGCTGCGCGCGGATCCGCGGGTTGCGGCGCAGCTCGGCGCGCTGCGCGCGCGGCGCGGGCTATGA
- the glgC gene encoding glucose-1-phosphate adenylyltransferase, with translation MRDTLALVLAGGEGRRLDPLTRERSKPAMHFGGRYRLIDFVLSNLVNSGFQRIKVLTQYRATSLVRHLARGWSLASTVVDEFIEPVPAAMNIGPTWFRGTADAIWQNLDLLRESRPADVLVFGADHVYKMDIGLMAEHHRAVGADLTVAVLSVPRAEAAGAFGCIEVDDSGWVRGFVEKPADPPPIPGDPEHTLVSMGNYVFRTRSLIEELRRNAGRSESTHDFGRDILTSVYGRAKVAAYDFTSQLCPGESERSRGYWRDVGTIDAFFEANMDLVSVEPRLNLYNELWPIRGVQSGGGPCKFVFADEARNRVGAAVDSIVGTGSIVSGGYVENTVVSNRVRVNSYSHVSESVLFPNVDVGRGARLRRCVVDKGVAVPAGEEIGYDAERDRARFTVSEGGVVVVTRKDFGQRDEFDVE, from the coding sequence ATGCGAGACACGCTCGCGCTCGTGCTCGCTGGCGGCGAAGGCCGCCGGCTCGACCCGCTGACCCGCGAGCGCAGCAAGCCCGCCATGCACTTCGGCGGCCGCTACCGGCTGATCGACTTCGTGCTCTCGAACCTGGTCAACAGCGGCTTCCAGCGCATCAAGGTGCTGACCCAGTACCGCGCGACCTCGCTCGTGCGCCACCTCGCGCGCGGCTGGTCGCTGGCCTCGACGGTCGTCGACGAGTTCATCGAGCCGGTGCCCGCGGCGATGAACATCGGCCCCACCTGGTTCCGCGGCACCGCCGACGCGATCTGGCAGAACCTCGACCTGCTGCGCGAGTCGCGGCCGGCCGACGTGCTCGTGTTCGGCGCCGACCACGTCTACAAGATGGACATCGGGCTGATGGCGGAGCACCACCGCGCGGTAGGCGCCGACCTCACCGTCGCCGTGCTCTCGGTGCCCCGCGCGGAGGCGGCTGGCGCCTTCGGCTGCATCGAGGTCGACGATTCGGGCTGGGTGCGCGGCTTCGTCGAGAAGCCCGCCGACCCTCCGCCGATCCCCGGTGACCCCGAGCACACCCTGGTGTCGATGGGCAACTACGTGTTCCGCACCCGCAGCCTGATCGAGGAGCTGCGCCGCAACGCCGGGCGCAGCGAGAGCACCCACGATTTCGGGCGCGACATCCTGACCAGCGTCTACGGGCGTGCCAAGGTCGCAGCCTACGACTTCACCTCCCAGCTCTGCCCCGGCGAGAGCGAGCGCAGCCGCGGCTACTGGCGCGACGTCGGCACCATCGACGCGTTCTTCGAGGCCAACATGGATCTCGTGTCGGTGGAGCCGCGCCTCAACCTCTACAACGAGCTGTGGCCGATCCGGGGAGTGCAGTCGGGCGGGGGGCCCTGCAAGTTCGTGTTCGCGGACGAGGCGCGCAACCGCGTCGGTGCCGCCGTGGACTCGATCGTCGGCACGGGCTCGATCGTGTCGGGTGGCTACGTCGAGAACACCGTGGTCTCCAACCGCGTGCGCGTGAACAGCTACAGCCACGTCTCGGAGAGCGTGCTCTTCCCGAACGTCGACGTCGGGCGCGGCGCGCGCCTGCGCCGCTGCGTGGTCGACAAGGGCGTCGCGGTCCCGGCCGGCGAGGAGATCGGCTACGACGCCGAGCGCGACCGCGCGCGCTTCACGGTGAGCGAGGGCGGCGTCGTCGTGGTGACCCGCAAGGACTTCGGCCAGCGCGACGAGTTCGACGTCGAGTGA
- a CDS encoding carboxypeptidase-like regulatory domain-containing protein codes for MQRARAAPSRPRCQRSRGAQALAVVALAFAGCVPGGGTCRLPAVEGRVADAGTGAPIAGATVIEWWHGAGVGGAPQPTRHARFATSDARGRFAFPAQWAPDPRMWVTRVYAPAYGFVHPAYGFVRGPGAHDAGGALVLHGSLADAPARRSDLEVLCTTPPREAWQRELARRACPARTSDPPGATRSR; via the coding sequence GTGCAACGTGCACGAGCCGCGCCTTCGCGTCCCCGCTGCCAGCGTTCGCGCGGGGCGCAGGCGCTGGCGGTGGTGGCGCTCGCGTTCGCCGGCTGCGTGCCGGGAGGGGGCACGTGCCGGCTGCCGGCCGTCGAGGGGCGCGTGGCCGACGCCGGGACGGGAGCGCCGATCGCGGGGGCGACGGTGATCGAGTGGTGGCACGGGGCCGGCGTGGGCGGCGCGCCCCAGCCCACGCGGCACGCGCGCTTCGCGACCAGCGACGCCCGCGGGCGCTTCGCCTTCCCGGCGCAGTGGGCGCCCGACCCCCGCATGTGGGTGACCCGCGTCTACGCTCCCGCGTACGGCTTCGTGCACCCCGCCTACGGGTTCGTGCGCGGGCCCGGCGCGCACGACGCCGGCGGTGCCCTCGTGCTGCACGGCTCGCTCGCCGACGCGCCCGCGCGCCGCTCCGACCTCGAGGTGTTGTGCACCACGCCGCCCCGTGAAGCGTGGCAGCGCGAGCTGGCCCGGCGCGCCTGCCCTGCGCGCACCTCCGATCCCCCGGGTGCGACACGAAGCCGTTGA
- a CDS encoding wax ester/triacylglycerol synthase family O-acyltransferase, which produces MTHYDRLSAQDRSFLDLEGPTTHMHVAGAFLFERGALATPQGGVDIDTIRAYVEARLYRIPRYRQRLAWIPIESHPVWVDDDRFNVHYHVRHTALPAPGDERQLKRLCARVLSQPLDRDRPLWEMWVVEGLEHDRFALVCKTHHCMVDGISGVDLLAVLLSPTPDKEFEPGPDWYPNPPPGRLTLLRDAAWRRATTPFALAGATVAALRQPEVTWERAREIAGGLAQTLTAALSPAADTPFNRPIGPHRRFDWVGFDLAEVKRVKDRLGGTVNDVVLATVAGAASRFLEQRGIPLRRQREMDFRAFCPVSVRSAEERGALGNRVSSIVARLPIAERDPAQCLAAVHEVTADLKESKQALGAEVLTSVSEWTAPTLAALAARLAFANRLSNLIVTNVPGPQVPLYLLGARMLETYPMAPLFEGQGLGIALFSYCGGLYWGFNADWEQFPDLHDFVVAIDASFRELGEAADAAD; this is translated from the coding sequence GTGACGCACTACGACCGGCTCTCGGCCCAGGATCGCAGCTTCCTCGACCTCGAAGGCCCCACGACGCACATGCACGTGGCCGGCGCCTTCCTGTTCGAGCGGGGGGCGCTGGCGACGCCGCAGGGCGGCGTCGACATCGACACGATCCGTGCCTACGTCGAGGCGCGCCTGTACCGGATCCCGCGCTACCGCCAGCGCCTCGCCTGGATCCCGATCGAGAGCCACCCGGTCTGGGTGGACGACGACCGCTTCAACGTCCACTACCACGTGCGCCACACCGCGCTGCCCGCGCCGGGGGACGAGCGCCAGCTCAAGCGCCTGTGCGCGCGCGTCCTGTCCCAGCCGCTCGACCGCGATCGGCCGCTCTGGGAGATGTGGGTCGTCGAGGGGCTCGAGCACGATCGCTTCGCGCTCGTGTGCAAGACGCACCACTGCATGGTCGACGGCATCTCGGGCGTGGACCTGCTGGCGGTGCTCCTGTCACCGACGCCCGACAAGGAGTTCGAGCCCGGCCCCGACTGGTACCCGAACCCCCCGCCGGGCAGGCTCACGCTGCTGCGCGACGCCGCGTGGCGGCGCGCCACGACGCCCTTCGCGCTGGCCGGCGCGACGGTCGCGGCGCTGCGCCAGCCCGAGGTCACCTGGGAGCGCGCGCGAGAGATCGCGGGCGGGCTCGCGCAGACCCTGACGGCGGCGCTCTCCCCGGCCGCCGATACGCCCTTCAACCGCCCGATCGGCCCACACCGGCGCTTCGACTGGGTGGGCTTCGACCTCGCCGAGGTGAAGCGGGTCAAGGACCGGCTGGGTGGCACCGTGAACGACGTCGTGCTGGCGACCGTGGCCGGCGCGGCCTCGCGCTTCCTCGAGCAGCGCGGCATCCCGCTGCGCCGGCAGCGGGAGATGGACTTCCGCGCCTTCTGTCCGGTGTCGGTGCGCAGCGCCGAGGAGCGCGGCGCGCTCGGCAACCGCGTCTCCTCGATCGTGGCGCGCCTGCCGATCGCCGAGCGCGACCCGGCGCAGTGCCTGGCGGCGGTGCACGAGGTCACGGCGGACCTGAAGGAGTCGAAGCAGGCGCTCGGGGCCGAGGTGCTGACGTCGGTGTCGGAGTGGACGGCCCCCACGCTGGCGGCGCTGGCCGCGCGGCTGGCGTTTGCGAACCGGCTCTCGAACCTGATCGTGACCAACGTGCCGGGCCCGCAGGTCCCGCTCTACCTGCTCGGGGCGCGCATGCTCGAGACCTACCCGATGGCGCCGCTCTTCGAGGGCCAGGGGTTGGGCATCGCGCTGTTCAGCTACTGCGGCGGGCTGTACTGGGGCTTCAACGCGGACTGGGAGCAGTTCCCGGACCTGCACGACTTCGTGGTGGCGATCGACGCCTCCTTCCGCGAGCTGGGCGAGGCGGCCGACGCCGCCGACTAG